AGCGGACGAAAAAACATTTGCCTATCTCAAAGAACACCCGAAGGGAGTTCTGCAGAGCGACCTCTGGAAAGCGATTGAGGCGGACAGCCGAACCTGTTCGCGCATCCTCAAAAAACTGGAGGATGCAGGCCTCATCGCCCGGGAAGAGACGAAAAAAGACGGGACACGCACCTATCTTATCACCGTCGTCCACACATCTCAGGCAGTCGACCCCAGCCTTTTGATGGCCGGCGAGTACATCGTCCCCTGCGTCGCCTGCGATGAGGAGTGTACTGTTGAACACTGTAAAATGCTTGAAGACTGGATCTATGAGCTGGTCTTCGACGAACTTGAATAACCTTCTTTTTTCGCTGTCAATTAATAACGAAACCTATTTCTCCATTGCCTACAGATTCAGTGTATTATGTCGGCAGGTTTTTTTGACCGGTTCTCTGCAAAGAAACCCTGGATCGTCGAGAGTGTACCGCCGCCATCGACCGGTCACGGGGCAGGAATGCAGGTTCCCGAATACAAATCACAACCATATTTCATCGTCGCATCCGTTGAGATGGGAAACACTACGACCAAATGCATTCTGACGGGCACAAGCCTTGATGACGGAAAATCTTACATCATCAATAAGACCGTGTCCATGAGCAGAGATGTCAGAAAACCGAAAAGTGGAGAAGAGATTTTTGGAGCTACGCTTGACGGAACGGAGCTTACCAGAGAATCCGTCACCGAACTTGTCAGAGACACACTGATCAAATGTCACAAAGATGCAGATCTGAGCATCAAAGACGAGCTTGATTTCGTTGTGAGAAGCACAGGAGTTGTGGCCGCAATGGACTCGCCCGATCAGGTCGGCGAGTTCGTCAAGGCACTCGCTAACGGATGCCTGCTCGCCGGTGTTCCGCCGAAAAAGATGACGCCCCCGATGGGAATCAACGGCCTTCCCAAAAAACTCCGGGACTTCTCCTACGCCGACCGGCTCGTCTTTACCGGGGCGATCGCAGGAGTTACGCCCCCAATCGGATCCACCGGAGTCGAGATGGTCGCAAACGAGATGGAGGGAGAGCTGGCAATGGCCGGGATCAAGGAGGGGGCCAAATGGACCGGGGTCGACATCAGGAATCCCTGTATCTCCATGGACTTTGGGACCACGCTCGACGGACGTATCACCAGTGATGTCGATCCAAATGCAGAGAACCCCTTCGCCAAGACGATTGGAAACTTCTGCGGCCTTGCCGGCGCAATACCCGATGCAATCATCCGCGGAACCGGCCTCGTCGATAAAAAGAAAGGTACCGCGCTTGATCTGTTCGGAGAAAAATGCAAACCCTCCTCGACTCGGGCAACGAAAAAAGCCCAGCCCTATGTCGACCGTTGCATGGAAATAATCGACATCACCGAAGTCCCGCGTGATCGGACGCATTTCGGCAAAGTGCCGGTCTGCGCCGACGTTGCCGAGGATTCCGGTATCGTTCTGATCGGTGTCGATATCGGTGTGAACGGCGATCGAACCTCCGACCTTGAAGCGATCGGTGCGGAAATCGCCAAAAATGAAAACAAAGAAGTGATCAAAGAGGTGATCGACCGGGTATGTGCAAACGTCGCACTCAAAATCATCGATATCTGTATCAAGAGAAACTTCCTGCCGAAAAACAGCTCGATCGGGTTCACCGGCCGTGCGATCATCTCAGGCAATAAACCTCAGTATATTCTCGAGGGTGTGATGGAACGTGGAATCTATGATGATCCGGTCGATCATCTGGTCTTTGTCGATGACGGACTTGCCCGCGGGGCGGCACTGATGGGCAGATGTATGAACAGTCTTGGAAATGCCAAATGCCCGATCGGCGGGGTTCGGGGCGGACATTGTATAATGGCAAAACGCCAAAAGATAGGTAAGTAATATGGAAGACGAAGAATTTGATTTAGTCATTCCTCCGGGAACACCTAGAACGATCATCCGTGACGCCGCACTCAAGTTCGATGTAGAACTCGTGAGTGTCACCCGTCCGCTGAATTATGCCAATATGGTGAACGACGAACGCGAACTCCTGGCACTTCGGGGAAAGAAAGAGGAGATCGAAAAAGCGAATGAGTTCCTTTATCAGAAGATAAAGGAGTTTATTGACAGCTAACTTTTTTTTATTTTCAAAAGAGCCGATCCTCTATACGAAAAGAGAGGCTGAAAAATATTGGATATGTTAATTGATATTTTCGAGACTGTACCCGCGTGACGTTAGAAGAGCTTTTACTCTGTCACGGTGATTTCCCTGAAGTTCAATAGAGTTTTCCTTCACGGTGCCTCCGCATGCAAGCCTGCCTTTGAGGAACTTGGACAGATCCTCTAAATCGATCTCATACGGATCGAGACCGTCGACAACGGTCACTTCTTTGCCGTACCGTCTCTTGCTGACTTTAACGCTAATACGCTGCTGTTCTTTTGCGACTTCTTCACAAATACAGAGTTCTTTTGGTAAACCACATTTCGGGCAGATGCCACTGTTCATTGCAGTAGTTAGTTGGTGCCGGCGAGTTAAAATATATATGGTTGACTTGAGGGGAAAAACCTTTGAAGAGTTACCCTTTGAAATTATAGAAATAATTATTGAGTTTCTCTTTTTTCGTCACAATATCCCGCTCGGCTTTCGATAAAAGGAGATCACGCTCTCTGCTTTGGATCGCAGGGCAGTATTTGCAGAACGCATCGTCGATATCATTCCATACTGCGCGAACCGGGCAGTAATACTCGCCGTCATACTGTTCCACGGAAAAACCGCCGGGAAACGGCATACCAACGGGATGGACGGGTTCGTCTTTGATGTAAACGGTGTAGGCGGCAATCAGGTACTTGAGAGAACGCAGACGATCTCCCGGAGTTCCTTTCGATGCCGCCCGCCGGGCGTCGACAGTAAACGCATTCCACGAAGGAGGAAGAAGAATAGCAGAATGAATTGGCGAGAGCTCGTCAGTCATCATCCGATGATAGCCGTCGACGATCTGGATACGAGCATACTGCATGAAAGAATCCCCGTACTCTTTTGGCACATTCTCCAGCTTTTTTGCATACCGGGTAAGCATCAACTCCAGATCTTCAGGAGAATACAGCTGACCTTTCTCTTTGAGGAGCGTGAGAAGGGCACCTTTGCGGGACACGCAGGCAAACTCACCCCATGAAAAAAGAGTTCGCGAAGGGGATGTCCCCTCGCGGTTCCAAAATCCCATCAGGTCACCTTATTCTGACAGAGGTTTTGCGCCTTTCTTCCAGACCGCTTCGCGATAGGTCGGGCCGCTGTTATATGTACAGAACGGGATGAGTTTTCCATCCGGCGTCGCATAGTGGATACAGCAGCGGGATACCCGATCAGTGTCGTAGTTGAAGGCATCCATGAAATGCATCGTCCCGATGAAGAGAGCATTTTCGTGGAATTTACCAAGCGAGTCGAAGTCGTGTTTGACAAGAGCGTCGTAGATGAGTTTCTTGAGATCGATCCGGATACCCTCGACCTCTTCTTTGGAAACAGCCTTGTTTATCTTACCAAGACCGGTGGGTATAGCCAGATACTTGCCCGTCTTGCCTGCCGTCTTGAACTTTTCTGCAAGAACGGTTGCCTCGTCGAAGAACTTGTCCACATCGACGAACCGGGTAATCGGAACGAGATCTCCCTCGTCATTCACGAATCCATAAGTTGCAGCTCCGCAGTGAGGGTGGGCACAGAACATGATCTGGGGTTTGCCGGTGTATGCCTCGATCAGATCACAGATCGTCATAACGGACGGGATCGGATAGAAATCGGATGATTTGAGTTTACCCCCCATCTGTTCTTCCACGCAATGCGTGATATCAGGGATCGTCACGCGTTCACGCAGTACATCATCTTCTTTTGCCGCCCCGGTAAAGGCAACGGGCTGGAAGTTGATGCCGCGAATGATGTCGACATTCTTGCTTGCAAACTTAATGATGCCGCCAATCTCGTGGTCATTCTTACCACGGATGATTGTTGGAACAAGCACGACACCGAGACCCACTTTCCGGCAGTTTTCAATCGCCGGGAGGGAAGTCTTTTCCAGAAGAGGATTCGTCTCTTTGGAGATGCCGTCAAAATGGAGATAGACAGTTGAGAGTCCGGCTTCGC
The sequence above is a segment of the uncultured Methanocorpusculum sp. genome. Coding sequences within it:
- a CDS encoding MarR family transcriptional regulator, which codes for MSREAELNEADEKTFAYLKEHPKGVLQSDLWKAIEADSRTCSRILKKLEDAGLIAREETKKDGTRTYLITVVHTSQAVDPSLLMAGEYIVPCVACDEECTVEHCKMLEDWIYELVFDELE
- a CDS encoding methanogenesis marker 14 protein: MSAGFFDRFSAKKPWIVESVPPPSTGHGAGMQVPEYKSQPYFIVASVEMGNTTTKCILTGTSLDDGKSYIINKTVSMSRDVRKPKSGEEIFGATLDGTELTRESVTELVRDTLIKCHKDADLSIKDELDFVVRSTGVVAAMDSPDQVGEFVKALANGCLLAGVPPKKMTPPMGINGLPKKLRDFSYADRLVFTGAIAGVTPPIGSTGVEMVANEMEGELAMAGIKEGAKWTGVDIRNPCISMDFGTTLDGRITSDVDPNAENPFAKTIGNFCGLAGAIPDAIIRGTGLVDKKKGTALDLFGEKCKPSSTRATKKAQPYVDRCMEIIDITEVPRDRTHFGKVPVCADVAEDSGIVLIGVDIGVNGDRTSDLEAIGAEIAKNENKEVIKEVIDRVCANVALKIIDICIKRNFLPKNSSIGFTGRAIISGNKPQYILEGVMERGIYDDPVDHLVFVDDGLARGAALMGRCMNSLGNAKCPIGGVRGGHCIMAKRQKIGK
- the yciH gene encoding stress response translation initiation inhibitor YciH, with translation MNSGICPKCGLPKELCICEEVAKEQQRISVKVSKRRYGKEVTVVDGLDPYEIDLEDLSKFLKGRLACGGTVKENSIELQGNHRDRVKALLTSRGYSLENIN
- a CDS encoding DUF2115 domain-containing protein, with the translated sequence MGFWNREGTSPSRTLFSWGEFACVSRKGALLTLLKEKGQLYSPEDLELMLTRYAKKLENVPKEYGDSFMQYARIQIVDGYHRMMTDELSPIHSAILLPPSWNAFTVDARRAASKGTPGDRLRSLKYLIAAYTVYIKDEPVHPVGMPFPGGFSVEQYDGEYYCPVRAVWNDIDDAFCKYCPAIQSRERDLLLSKAERDIVTKKEKLNNYFYNFKG
- a CDS encoding tetraether lipid synthase Tes, with protein sequence MTPIKRTKSLCPVCGKLLDAEITEEDGAIWICRTCPEHGFARTLYWSDAEMYRRFDTYDRVGRGVENPNVDLSGECTTRCGLCANHKSGTLLANIDVTNRCNLKCEFCFANARACGYIYEPTFDEITSMLTILRNEKPVPCPAVQFAGGEPTMRDDLVVLIKKAKELGFSQVQMASNGVKLAQNPELAKNLREAGLSTVYLHFDGISKETNPLLEKTSLPAIENCRKVGLGVVLVPTIIRGKNDHEIGGIIKFASKNVDIIRGINFQPVAFTGAAKEDDVLRERVTIPDITHCVEEQMGGKLKSSDFYPIPSVMTICDLIEAYTGKPQIMFCAHPHCGAATYGFVNDEGDLVPITRFVDVDKFFDEATVLAEKFKTAGKTGKYLAIPTGLGKINKAVSKEEVEGIRIDLKKLIYDALVKHDFDSLGKFHENALFIGTMHFMDAFNYDTDRVSRCCIHYATPDGKLIPFCTYNSGPTYREAVWKKGAKPLSE